The following proteins are encoded in a genomic region of Gemmatimonadota bacterium:
- the selB gene encoding selenocysteine-specific translation elongation factor, translating to MILGTAGHIDHGKTALVRALTGVDTDRLPEEKRRGITIELGFAPLTLDDAEMSIVDVPGHEAFVRTMLAGATGVDLALLVIAADEGPMPQTREHLAILTLLGVRAGVIALTKSDLVEAEWLAMLTDDVRALVAGSPLEGAPIIACSAITGAGLPELRAALAAAARDVPARDAADLVRLPIDRAFTVKGTGTVVTGTLWSGTLDRDATVVVHPGARPARIRALESHGATVASAQPGHRIAVALGGLERADVSRSGVLVRAEDAWRESTVLRADVALLDAAASLGPRTRVRFHLGTTDVGARVSVVGGRLENGKTVPARLVLDAPVVARAGDRFVLRTASPPLTIGGGIVTDPHPPGPRSKPFAAAGASVGERAEWMVRECGGAGLAVADLPVRLGVLPSVAAEYPPTRAPFVRIGTRLFDTALRDTLRTRLTSNVSSFHAADPLAAGLPLERARTALGAAAELFEDILGELVRKEKLVAQGSVVARRGFSPASGARDAQRLDDLAAALLAGGGEPPSVPELAAKFGPDTPALLRLLEKQKRAVAVASDRYFSPEAVSSLLATLQAGLAAGTPVTASQVRETLGLSRKFVIPFLEYLDRRGISRRDGDFRTFDWSRLG from the coding sequence GTGATTCTCGGAACGGCCGGTCACATCGATCACGGCAAGACGGCGCTCGTGCGTGCCCTCACCGGCGTGGACACCGATCGCCTCCCCGAAGAAAAACGCCGCGGCATCACCATCGAACTCGGCTTCGCACCGCTCACGCTCGACGACGCGGAGATGAGCATCGTCGATGTGCCAGGGCACGAAGCCTTTGTGCGCACGATGTTGGCCGGCGCCACTGGGGTGGATCTCGCGCTGCTCGTGATTGCGGCCGACGAAGGCCCCATGCCGCAAACGCGCGAACATCTGGCGATTCTTACCCTCCTCGGCGTACGCGCTGGTGTCATTGCGCTCACCAAGAGCGACCTCGTGGAAGCCGAGTGGCTCGCGATGCTCACCGACGACGTGCGCGCACTCGTGGCGGGCTCACCGCTCGAGGGCGCGCCGATCATCGCCTGTTCAGCCATCACCGGTGCAGGGCTCCCCGAGTTGCGCGCCGCCCTCGCGGCGGCCGCGCGCGACGTTCCCGCGCGTGACGCTGCCGATCTCGTGCGGCTACCGATTGATCGCGCGTTCACGGTGAAGGGAACTGGCACGGTTGTCACCGGAACTCTCTGGAGTGGCACACTGGATCGCGATGCGACGGTTGTGGTGCATCCCGGCGCACGCCCCGCGCGCATTCGCGCGCTCGAGTCGCACGGCGCCACCGTCGCAAGTGCGCAGCCGGGGCATCGCATAGCAGTCGCCCTCGGCGGACTCGAGCGCGCAGATGTTTCACGCAGCGGCGTGCTGGTGCGCGCGGAGGATGCGTGGCGGGAGAGCACGGTGCTGCGTGCCGACGTCGCGTTGCTCGACGCGGCGGCATCGCTTGGCCCACGCACCCGCGTGCGCTTTCACCTCGGCACTACAGACGTCGGCGCTCGTGTGAGTGTGGTGGGCGGACGTCTCGAGAATGGAAAGACGGTGCCCGCACGCCTCGTGCTCGACGCGCCAGTGGTGGCGCGCGCCGGCGATCGTTTTGTATTGCGCACCGCGTCACCGCCGCTGACCATTGGTGGTGGCATCGTGACGGACCCGCATCCGCCTGGTCCGCGCTCTAAACCGTTTGCCGCGGCGGGAGCGAGCGTTGGCGAACGCGCCGAGTGGATGGTGCGCGAGTGTGGCGGCGCCGGACTCGCCGTGGCGGATTTGCCCGTGCGCCTCGGTGTGTTGCCGAGCGTGGCCGCGGAGTATCCACCGACGCGCGCACCCTTCGTGCGCATCGGTACGCGACTGTTTGATACGGCGCTTCGCGACACACTCCGCACTCGCCTCACGTCAAACGTCTCATCATTCCACGCAGCTGATCCTCTCGCCGCGGGGCTTCCGCTTGAACGCGCGCGCACGGCGCTGGGTGCTGCCGCCGAACTCTTTGAAGACATCCTGGGCGAGCTCGTGCGAAAGGAAAAGCTCGTGGCGCAGGGAAGCGTCGTGGCACGGAGAGGGTTCTCGCCGGCTTCGGGCGCACGCGACGCGCAGCGCCTCGACGATCTGGCGGCCGCGCTTCTGGCCGGGGGGGGCGAGCCGCCCTCCGTGCCCGAACTGGCCGCCAAGTTCGGGCCCGACACCCCCGCGCTGCTGCGCCTGCTGGAAAAGCAGAAACGCGCGGTGGCCGTGGCGTCCGACCGCTATTTTAGCCCTGAGGCAGTTTCCTCATTGCTGGCGACCCTTCAGGCAGGGCTAGCTGCCGGAACGCCAGTGACAGCATCGCAAGTCCGTGAAACACTTGGACTTAGCCGGAAATTCGTGATTCCGTTTCTGGAATACCTCGATCGTCGAGGTATCAGCCGCCGCGACGGTGATTTTCGGACGTTCGACTGGAGCCGGCTCGGGTAG
- the recO gene encoding DNA repair protein RecO, whose protein sequence is MHPVATQALVLHAFDYRESSRIVRLATAELGIVSVIARGTRSPKSKMGSALDLFTGGIAHLRVHPSRDLHSLAGFDATRSRPELAESLARFRAASALAELCLRFGKEDESGRVHDAAVRVFDAIGVADDDQVAALAIAGAWRLIGELGFAPAVEECASCHTLLDGDAAVTFDHRAGGALCATCGLQARGGRTIPGEARRTLAAWLAGDEAPLTDDTMARAHRRLLREFVEEHIGDDRPLRAFLAWEEASVVAARDSA, encoded by the coding sequence GTGCATCCCGTCGCTACGCAGGCCCTCGTCCTCCACGCGTTCGATTACCGCGAGTCCTCGCGGATCGTGCGCCTCGCTACCGCCGAGTTGGGTATTGTCTCGGTGATCGCGCGGGGGACGCGCTCGCCCAAGAGCAAAATGGGAAGTGCGCTCGACCTCTTCACCGGCGGCATCGCGCATCTCCGCGTGCATCCCTCGCGTGATCTGCATTCCCTTGCCGGTTTTGACGCCACGCGCTCGCGCCCCGAACTCGCCGAGAGCCTCGCGCGTTTTCGCGCAGCGTCGGCGCTCGCCGAGCTCTGTTTACGGTTTGGCAAGGAAGACGAGAGCGGCCGCGTGCACGACGCCGCGGTTCGCGTGTTCGATGCCATTGGCGTGGCTGACGACGATCAAGTCGCCGCGCTCGCTATTGCTGGTGCGTGGCGCCTCATCGGCGAACTCGGCTTTGCCCCCGCCGTGGAAGAGTGCGCGAGTTGCCACACGCTGCTCGACGGCGACGCGGCCGTCACCTTCGATCACCGCGCGGGCGGCGCGCTCTGCGCCACCTGTGGGCTACAGGCGCGCGGCGGACGTACGATTCCCGGCGAGGCGCGTCGCACCCTCGCCGCGTGGCTCGCGGGCGACGAGGCGCCGCTCACCGACGACACCATGGCGCGCGCCCATCGGCGGCTGCTGCGTGAGTTCGTAGAAGAACACATCGGCGACGACCGCCCGTTGCGCGCCTTTCTCGCCTGGGAAGAAGCCTCGGTGGTCGCGGCCCGGGACTCGGCGTGA